agccatgccatccaagtttgcacgggcccaagcccaagcctcgcattcacatgtaCCACGTACTGAGCAACCTGCTTCCGTAGCCCAGCTTGCTCTAGtaatccagcctgctcccgtgatcgAGCTTGCTCCTGCAGCCCAGCCTACTCATGCAGCCCAACCTACTCTCATGGCTTCCCAAGTCGGCTAGATATTATCTCAACCATCCAGACTAATCATCAAGGCTAGGGCGTTTTCACCAAATTTCTCTGTAGATTTGACATTCcctaactcaaatctcgcacccGGAGTCAACCACCATTCTATTGTTCAAAGAGGTGCATTCCATCCAagttcttccaatccaaatggcgaataAAACTTGTCCtgacaagtcatagaattgacaagcgcccttgcacaacaaacaaccttggtgaatcaacttttgcaacgcaccgagatccaacgtgccccagatgaagtatcccgaagtaggacaagggtagaCGAGGAACCTCTCAAGTAGCATCCTGGAAAGCAGCCGCTCAACCAACCACAAATCGAGCATTCAGGTAGTGTACACtctcgattgggcccccgagatagcgtatactcccatcttagcgcgcggaggagtgtgcactctcaactaGGCCCACGGGCAAGTATACATTCACGATTGGGGCCAtgctttgataatcaacatgggcAGCCTTCCAAGCAAAGCATTCATTCGCGGTTAGGCCTGCAAGGAGTATCCTCTACATTACATCGGAACAGGCAGCCTGACAAACGGAAGGAAACAATCGTTCAATCCGGCTCTAGTTCAACCGGTAGCCTGCAAAGAAATCCCTCGCTTGCTAGGAATCTATCTCATACACCGCAGCCACGACATAGACGAGCTAAGCGTGTAGAAGAGCAGCCTAAACCGGCAGGTTAAGACCAGGGGCAGCTGAAGGCTCCATTACCCTAACAAAGGCAAATTTAAGAAGAGGTAGAAAGGTTTTTCAATGAACGGATGCGTGATTTCCGACGTAACGAAATGGTTGATGAAGCACTAAGGTGAgatatgaccaacataagtaggTCACCTTTCACGaatgagatcgagcaggcagagcctccacgcaagtttagcatgccgcacttcacatctttcaaatgaGACGGGGATCCAGAAAGACACTTGAAGCATTACTGAAGTGCGATGGTTCTTTATCGAAATAATAACGCCCTTATATGCaaaatattcgccaccactctacaaggcaagGCACAACATTGGTTTCATACCTTGCCATCGCAGTCCATCCagaattttgatgatctttccttggttttcaccaaagagtACTCGTCTTACcgctcgatcaagaaaaagtctGATCACTTGTTTAACGTAAAGAAAAACCTAAATGAGTCACTTCGTGACTACATAAAAAGATTCAAAGCTGAGAAGGCAAAGATCGTCGGATGCAATGACTTAATAGCAAGTGCAACTTTCCAAAAAAGACTCCTagcagaccacccactgttcaaagaaatgatcatgaaagaaaaCCTAACTCTAGCAGATTCTTTTGCCCTggtagagaagcatgcactttggaaCGAGGCTCGATGAGCAGAAAATGCGCTTGAGCAGCTTCGAAGAGAATCGACAGTTGCTCAAAGGAAGGAGGgtgtgatgcgtaaaataactaaacacacaaattaaaccctctttttatcaattgtagtaaagtatgtaagtagggatcgttctaggccggggattaggagggattgctaatctattctaaattaatttaaaaatattaaataagactcaaggacacaaaactaggctaaaaactctaataactcgaaacacacttaaaatgattcaaaataatgaaaacaatcaaattaaacactaggactgaaatggacggaaattaaattaaaagactaacaataaagaaaactaactaaataataaaatttaataatggatgggtgtttggttttgatgaaaagtaaattaaacttaattaaattacagaattgacaaaaacataaaattaaggtaaaatgataaatgacagactagctagagggttcttctccacacatattatacttgcatacaaaatgatttccagttgttcatttaataaattgtgaatctcaatactccagattaaccgtgaacagcacttttttaatcttcaagttttccttaagttattgaattggacgggaaaacgcatacaacaattcaaaacattcttcaaaagtcccctacgtgaaaagcacaatagcgatacaatcaaagatcattaaactttgtgaaaactataagcattgacgaggcattcgtaactatgaaaagcatgatacgcttgccaagaatttacttaacgtgattgtgactagcaacctttactacttgtgaaaataaattcataacgattaggtgaaattcacttatattctagcatcaaattcatgcatgtaaattaagcgtgcactctcaaccaacatacacaaatcagtttttatacgaacggataagtaaattgaaatcacaacttatgaaatcacaaccgaaggtaatcaattcatattacaaatatattcatggtttcgaattaacctctaaccaacataaaattaattacacattattaaaacaaaaataaaataggagtttggaaagattaaaccgaaagaaaagGAAGTGAAGCTTTGCTCTCTGCCCTCACTGTGCTTCTGTTTGTCTACGCCCCTGCCTAACTCCACGCAGCTCAGCTGCTTCTGTTCCTGTCCTTCTCACGCTGCCCCAAGGCAgcttcctcttctctctctgcaaAGCCCACGTCTCTCCCAATCAGTCCACTCTTTATTTAATTATTCCTCCAGTCCGTGCTGCTCTCTGCCGTCTgacctctctcttttttttctggttttccacgctgcccaaaggcagcctccttcctgcgtctctgcgagctgcccaaagggcagcccctttCTCCAATTCCCCCTTTAACATGTCTCCCTTtccctctttttatttttccatttcCTGTCATCCACgccagctgccaaaggcagcttttcCAATCTGTCCCCGCGTGCTTCTTGCTTTCCCCTCTATTTATCCTGCTTTCTTCTTTGGATTCCCTTTGTCGCAGTCTTCTCATTTCCTCTTTCTCTCGCCAGCTGCAAAGGTTTTCTTTGTCTGCCTAATCTCCCGCTGCCCTCCTTGGATTCCTCTTTCAATTCTTATTTTTCcactgcccaaaggcagcttcccttattttattctttcacGTTTTGCTGTCTCTtggatccctttttttttcatttgttccagctgcaaaggcagcttctttatgtttcttttctttactcACCAACTgcaaaacacttcaattttagATATATCATATAATTTCTAATGCCATATAATTTCTAATGCATACCTAATAAATTTAGCCTAACTTCCATGACCTATAATccgtgacataattctaccaataacccatgacaaaatgagaacgactaaagcaattttcgatgaatttattatttaaaactcatttgtgccatttttattttctttgcataaacaaatcctataaacacaaaaataacgtaaatagctcaaaatataaggaactaactaagaaaagacgagtgaatttgaagtaaaaatatatataaatatgatccgatcagggTGGGAAGCAGCCCAATAAGGGTAAGCAGGAGGCCAAGCGTATGGATCGACCCACGACCAAAGAAGGCTCGGCAACCAAGAGCTATTCTAAGTTCTCAATTTCGATTCATCAAATTCTTCGTGACATCAAGAACGAACCATGGTTCAAGTTGTCGAAACAATCAAAaggagatacttccaagttggaccaCACCAAGTATTGCGCATTCCACCGAGGTACTGGTCACACAACCGACgactgctacacttggaagaactacctagagAAGCTCATGAAAGAAGGCAAAGTCGATAAATACTTGGACAAGCCAGCTGCACAGCAAAAAAGGAATGCAGACGGAGATGAGGAGCCACCAACCAAGATGATTCGAATCAATGGCATTTTCGCCGAATCTGAGCACTTGGAGGCCACTAATAActccaaaaagaagaagatccAGCAGGCTTTACTAATTTCACAAGTCCAAGCAGTTGATACCCAACCTGAACCCATTATTGGCTTCATTGAGCAGGATGCAGAAGGCGTCGATTTCCCATACGATGATGCACTAGTAgtatctgtccaactagcccatgcTATAATTGATAGgatgatggttgacaatggaagtgcaATCAACTTACTTCAACTCTCAGTCATTCagaagatgggcctggaaagCACAATCATACACCAAGCAGAGGTACTTACCGGATTCAACAGACACATCTCAACTGCCATCGGCCACATCATACTTGATGTAAAAACAACGCCAGTCGTCTTAAAGCAAACGTTCACGATCGTAAGTGATTCATTTCCTTACAATAAGATTCTTGGAAGACCTTGGTTGATCAAGTTGGATGCTGTCACTTCcgtcaagtatcaaaaaatcTGATTCCACATCCCAGTAAAATGAGTTAGAGAAATCAAGTTTGACCATGTTTCATCCCGACGGTGCACTGTGCAAATGTTGAAAGAATCaaagaagaagacctttaccccCGTAGAGGTTACCGAAGTCCAAAAGGACAAATAGGCTATCAAATAGCAATTATAGCAAGTGGATCGAGAAGATGGCGCCTAAGCAGACAAGATAGGATGGAAACCTGAAAATGACACCgaagacatcattcttgatctCCAGAAGTAGAAAAAGATGGCTAAAATTGGCTTACGACTAAACCTAGATGAAAAGGAATAACTCATGATTTTCCTTAGAGAAAACCATGATATCTTCGCATGGTCACCATCTGACATGCCcggtattgaccccaagatggCCTGCCACAAGCTGCACGTCGACCCTACTGCCAAACCGGTAATCTAAAAGAGAAGACATTTCCCACCCAAACGAGTAGCAATCATTGAGGCAGAAATCGACAAACTATTGGAGGCCGGGttcatagaagaggtagcacactcggcatggcttgctaatgtcgtactagtcatgaagaaagagaagggcaaatTGAGGGTTTGCGTAGACTACACTAACCTtaacaaagcatgcccaaaagaCCCTTATCCTGTCCCCCGGATCGATCTATTAATAGATTCAACTTCTGGGAACCAGTTGCTCAGCTTCTTAGACGCATACTCCGGCTACAATCAAATAGCCATGTATGAGCCTGACAAGGAGAAAACCGCGTTCATGATAGAACGGGGCAGctactgctataaagtcatgccctttggcctaaAAAACGCGGAAACCACTTACCAAAGGCTAGTAAATATGATGTTCAAAAAGCAAATTGGggtaaccatggaggtctatgtCGACGATATCATGGTAAAGGGTAAGCAACGATCAGATCTTATTTGCAATTTGGCAGAAACTTTCAATATCCttagaaagtacaagatgaagctcaaccctACCAAATGCATGTTTGGAGTATCTTCAGGCCGATTCCTAGGGTACTTAATAACCCAACGAGGAATTAaagcacatcccaagcaaatccaaGCAATCCTAGAGATGAAGTCTCCAACTACCTTGAAGGAGATCTAAAGCTTGACCGGACGAGCAGCTGCCCTCAACCGCTTCCTCTCACGATCCACCGATCGATGCAAGCCTTTTTTCAAAGCTATCAAGAGGGCACAAAGAGACAAATGGGATGAAAAATGCGAAAAAGCTTTCCAAGACTTGAAGAATTATCTCACATCACCTCTCTTACTATCCAAGCCGGAAGCAGCGGAAGATTTATACATTTATTTGGCAGTCTCCGAATTAGTAGTGAGCTCTaccctcatacgagaagagctagGGGCCCAACTGCCGGTATTTTACACTTTTAAAGCTTTTCTCGAAGCCGAAACAAGATATCTGAAgatcgaaaaattaattttagcgTTAGTCGTTGCGGCTCGGAAGCTTAAACCATACTTCCAAGCTTATACAATTATTGTCATGACTCAATATCCTTTACGATCAATATTACATGGTCTGGACActtctcaacgagtgatgaaataggcattggaacttggccaGTATGGTTTAGTTTTCCGACCTCGCATAGCGATAAAGGCCCAAGCTTTGACAAACTTCGTAGTGGAATTCACGCCTAGCCTAGGCGACGCAACAGAGTGGCccaatgatgcctcagaagcaGTCGAGAGCACCTTAGCCATGCTTGTTCCATTCGATAAAGACTTCTGGAATTTGCATGTCAACGGAGCATCCAACTATAAAGGCTCGGGAGCAGGTGTAATCCTTGTTACTCCAGACAgctcaatgctcgagcaggcgatcactctaggcttTAAAGCATCCAATAACGAAGTAGAGTACGGGGCCGTACTAGTAGGCTttcgaatggcaaaagacttggcgatGAAGAAactcgcaattcattctgattcccaactaatcaccagccaggctACTGGGGAATACACGGCAAAACACCCAAGGATGGCACAATACCTAAAGAAAGTACGCCAGCagcttgaggcatttcagacttacactctcactTAAGTTCCACGAGCAGACAACGTTTATGCAGATGCACTAACTGGTTTAGGCTCCGCTTTCGACCACCAATTTAAACGCTCCATTTCGGTGGAATAactagacaagccaagcatagagatgAAGCCGATAGCcgaagtgtcacaggttagtgtaACTTCCAACtggcaaagttctattatagacTACTTGGTCAACGGCACACTACCCACCAAAAGATTGGAGTCAAGGAAGCTCCAAATCAAGGCGGCACGCTACTATATGTGGAATGGCATTCTCGTCCGAAGATCTTACACCGGACCACATCTCTGCTGCCTAGCACCTCCTGATGACTTGAAGGTTATAAGCTCAATCCATGAAGGTGTTCGTGGGAACTACTCTGGAGGCAGATTATTAGCTCagaaggctcttaacgcaggttactactggcctaccatgcaccaagatgctaaggagttagtctCCTTAGTACAAAAGTGTAATCGCGACCAACGCTACAAATCGGTACCAGCACTGTCTGCTAGTAAGCTACACCCGTAGATTTGTCCTTGGCCATTCATGTAATGGGCAATCGACCTGTTAGGGCCTATGCCGCCTGTTACTGGGGGTagatgcatgatgatcgtggcaacctaCTACTTTACCAAGTGGGTAGAAGCAGAACCCATGACGACCACGACTCAGACAGATATAgaacgcttcatatggaggaacatcatttgctgaTTTGACATCCCTCAGTCCATCGTCACATATAACGGCCTGCAATTTGTGggaaaagatttggcgaagttcttctaaaaatatggcatcaaacaacacatgttcacgccaagatatcctcaaggcaatgggcaagccgaagcatccaacaagacgatcctcgactgcctcaagaaatccctcaccgacaaaaagggaaaatggctaGATGAGCTCCCCGGATGTTTATGGACATATTGCACCACCAAAAGAAGAGCGACCGGTGAAACTCCTTTCTCTTTAGCATTTGgttcagaagcaatcattcctcccaacatcatcgtgccaagcatcaacactctactaccaagcattgagcagaacaTTAAAGAGATGGCCATAaacttaggactagatctcgaGGTTAGGACTACAAGCAGCAGCTCCTTTCTAGCTACAATAAAAGGGCCAAGATGCGGCAGTTCCAACCtcgagatctagtcctaagaaaagccttcatcactgcccgcagagaaggctcgaaaaagatggatcccatctgggaaggtccttaCAAGATTAGCAGAGTAGGCGGTAAGGGTAGCTACACCCTTACTACCATGAATGATAAAGAGATCGAGAAGCAATGGAACACCAAGAATTTAAGGAAATACCATGTGTGACTTCTCACTATACTAAGACACGAAAACTCAAGCAActcaacgggcaccacctcGTAAGTCGAAAACTATCTAGTTGTTATACAGTCTTTTGCAGCCAAGTTATTCACtcattttgttcatttttcaaTAAAGAATTCAAAAGTAATTTGTAACTAGCTCGATTACATGTCTACAACAACTTATCtttcctgcacttcaaaagaagatcgcACCCCCGTTTGGGACTTACTGCAGGAATTGCACCCCTAGAGGGACCAACTATGCTCTCCAAGGTGGGAGGATAAACTCAACActtcgaatatccagacgtagatgagcctggctgccctattataactaggtgcatgatggcttgcgccgAGATTTC
This window of the Malus domestica chromosome 03, GDT2T_hap1 genome carries:
- the LOC114824181 gene encoding uncharacterized protein; its protein translation is MEYFVIVAEEVRTWVERLHTVVVDKKKDNDVFVLVATVENEEVNDDAALGGKQPNKGKQEAKRMDRPTTKEGSATKSYSKFSISIHQILRDIKNEPWFKLSKQSKGDTSKLDHTKYCAFHRGTGHTTDDCYTWKNYLEKLMKEGKVDKYLDKPAAQQKRNADGDEEPPTKMIRINGIFAESEHLEATNNSKKKKIQQALLISQVQAVDTQPEPIIGFIEQDAEGVDFPYDDALVVSVQLAHAIIDRMMVDNGSAINLLQLSVIQKMGLESTIIHQAEVLTGFNRHISTAIGHIILDVKTTPVVLKQTFTIVSDSFPYNKILGRPWLIKLDAVTSVKYQKI
- the LOC139194688 gene encoding uncharacterized protein, whose protein sequence is MKPIAEVSQVSVTSNWQSSIIDYLVNGTLPTKRLESRKLQIKAARYYMWNGILVRRSYTGPHLCCLAPPDDLKVISSIHEGVRGNYSGGRLLAQKALNAGYYWPTMHQDAKELVSLVQKCNRDQRYKSVPALSASKLHP